The Burkholderia pyrrocinia genomic sequence CCGAGTTCGCGGCGAACATCGAGGCGGCCGAAGCGCTGCCGCTGATTGCCGAGCGCGCTGCGCCGGCAGAAGCGATGGAAAAGGTCGCGACGCCGGGCAAGGCGAAGTGCGAAGCCGTCGCCGAACTGCTGGCCATCCCGCTCGAGCGCACGATCAAGTCGATCGTGCTCGCGACCGACAACGAAGGCGCCGAGCCGACCATCTGGCTCGTGATGCTGCGCGGCGACCACGACCTGAACGAGATCAAGGTGTCGAAGCTGCCGGGCCTGAAGAACCACCGCTTCGCGACCGAACAGGAAATCGTCGAGTGGTTCGGCACGCCGCCGGGCTACCTCGGCCCGGTCGGCACGAAGAAGCCCGTGAAGGTGATCGCGGACCGCACGGTCGCGAACATGAGCGACTTCGTCGTCGGCGCGAACGAGGTCGACTATCACATCGCGGGCGTGAACTGGGGCCGCGACCTGCCCGAGCCGGACGTCGCCGACGTGCGCAACGTGCAGAAGGGCGACCCGTCGCCGGACGGCAAGGGCGTGATCGACATCTGCCGCGGCATCGAGGTTGGCCACGTGTTCCAGCTCGGCACCAAGTACTCGGAAGCGCTGGGCGCGACGTTCCTAGACGAGTCGGGCAAGCCGCAGCCGATGCTGATGGGCTGCTACGGCGTCGGCGTCACGCGCATTCTCGGCGCGGCGATCGAACAGAACTTCGACGACCGCGGCATCATCTGGCCGGAGTCGATCGCGCCGTTCGAGGTCGTGCTGTGCCCGATGGGCTATGACCGCAGCGAAATGGTGCGCGAGACCGCCGACAAGCTGTACGCGGAACTCGTTGCGGCCGGCATCGACGTGATCCTCGACGACCGCGGCGAGCGTCCGGGCGTGATGTTCGCCGACTGGGAGCTGATCGGCGTGCCGCATCGCCTCGTGATCGGCGAGCGCGGCCTGAAGGAAGGCAAGATCGAGTATCAGGGCCGCCGCGACGCCGAAGCGACGCTGCTGCCGGTCGACGCGGCCGCGGCGACGGTCGCGGAGAAGATCCGCGCCGCGCTCGCGCACTAAGCGCGGCGACCGGGGGACACGATGGAATACACGTTCCTGTCGGCCACCGTGCTCCTGGTGCTGATCACCGATCCGCTCGGCAACATCCCGCTGTTCATTACGGCGATGCGGGACGTGCCGCGCGAGCGGCGCGTGAAGCTGATCCTGCGTGAAGTGGGGATCGCGTTCGTGATCCTGCTGTTCTTCATGGTGGTCGGCGACCGCTTCCTGCGGATGATGAACCTCACCGACCTGTCGTTGCGGCTCGGCGGCGGGATCGTGCTGTTCCTGATCGCACTGCGGATGATCTTCCCGCATCCGGACGGCGCGCTCGGCAGCGATCCGCGTGCGGGAGGCGAACCGTTCATCGTGCCGCTCGCGATTCCGGCACTCGCCGGGCCGTCGGCGCTCGCGACGGTGATGCTGCTGACGTCGCAGGCGCCGGGCAAGATGTTCGAGTGGGTCGGCGCGCTGACGGTCACGATGCTCGTCTGCGCGGTCACGCTGGTATTGGCCGAACGGATCCAGCAGTGGCTCGGCGAGCGGACGGTCGCGGCGTTCGAGCGGCTGATGGGCCTCGTGCTCGTCGCGATTTCGGTCGAGATGCTGCTGGCCGGCATCCGCGCGTTCGTGCACCAGCTGTAGGGCGGCGCGCACACGAAAAAAAGCGGCGCTCCGGGAAACCGGAGCGCCGCTTTCTTTTATATAGCGGGCAGCGCGGCGATCAGACGTTCGCGGTCAGCGCGCGGATCGTCGGCAGGTTGCGCCAGTAGCCCTTCGCATCCATCCCGCAGCCGAACACGTAGCGGTCCGGCACCGAGAAGCCGCAGAAGTCGGGGTGCAGCGGTTTGGCCTTTGCGAGCGTCTTCTCGCACAGCACGGCCGACATGAAGCGCTGCGCGCCCATGTCGAGGATGCGGTCGCGGATCGCGGCCATCGTCTCGCCTTCGTCGAGGATGTCGTCGAGCACGAGCACGATCCGGTCCTTCACCGACTCGCGCGGCGCGACGCGCCAGTGCATCTCCGGGCTGCCCTGCGTCGTGTTGCGGTAGCGGGTCAGGTGGATGTAGTCGAATTCGAGCGGGAAATCGAGATGCGGCAGCAGCATCCCGGTAAACACCGCGGCGCCGCCCATCACCGAGAGAACGAGCGGGAACGCATCGCCGATCTCGGCGCGGATCGCGTCGGCCATCCGGGCGATCGACGCGTTGACGGCGTCGGCCGAGACGATCTCTTCGGAGTGGTCGAAAATGTGGAGGGCTTCTTCGCGGTTCATGTGTTCTGGCGGGCAGTCGGTATACAAATAAGGATGAAGCAGAACGGACGGCGCGCGCTACAGCAAAAACCCGCGCGCCGGCCGACGGGCGGAATCAGCGCATGCCGGGCATCATGCCCTTCAGGCCGCGCATCATCTTCTGCATGTTGCCGCCCTTCAGCTTCTTCATCATCGTACGCATCTGGTCGTACTGGTTCAGCATCCGGTTGACTTCCTGCACCGGCACGCCCGCGCCGGCCGCAATGCGGCGCTTGCGCGTCGCCTTGATGATTTCGGGTTTCGCGCGCTCGGCGGGCGTCATCGAGCTGATGATCCCTTCCATCCGGCGGATCTGCTTTTCGGCCTGGCCCATGTCGGCGCCGGCCGCCGCCTGCTGGAATTGCGCGGGCAGCTTGTCCATCAGCGACGACAGGCCGCCCATGTTCTTCATCTGCGAGATCTGCGCGCGGAAATCGTTCAGGTCGAAGTCGCCGCCCTTCTTGACCTTGTCGGCGAGCTTCTGTGCGGCCTGCACGTCGACGCCGCGCTGCGCTTCCTCGACGAGCGCGAGGATGTCGCCCATGCCGAGGATCCGGTTCGCCATCCGGTCGGGGTGGAACACCTCGAGGCCGTCGAGCTTTTCGGCGACACCGACGAACTTGATCGGCTTGCCCGTGATGTGGCGCACCGACAGCGCGGCGCCGCCGCGCGAATCGCCGTCGAGCTTGGTCAGCACGACGCCGGTGAGCGGCAGCGTGTCGTTGAACGCCTTCGCGGTGTTGACCGCGTCTTGGCCGAGCATCGCGTCGACGACGAACAGCGTTTCGGCCGGCTTCAGCGTGCTGTGCAGCGCGGCGATTTCCTGCATCATCGCCTCGTCGATGCCGAGGCGGCCGGCCGTGTCGACGATCAGCACGTCATGGTAGTGGCGCTTCGCCCAGTCGACGGCCGCCAGCGCGATGTCGACGGGCTTCTGGTCCGGCGTCGACGGGAAGAAGTCGGCGCCGACCTGTTCGCTCACCGTTTTCAACTGCATGATGGCGGCCGGACGATACACGTCGCACGACACGGTCAGCACCTTCTTCTTGTACTTCTCGCGCAACAGCTTCGCGAGTTTGCCGACGGTCGTGGTCTTGCCCGCGCCCTGCAGGCCGGCCATCAGGATCACGGCGGGCGGCGTGACCGCGAGATTCAGCTCGGCGGCCTTGCCTTCGTAGTCGCCGCCGATCACGGCGGTCAGTTCCTTCTGGACCACGCCGACGAGCGCCTGACCCGGCGACAGGCTGCTGATCACTTCTTCGCCGAGCGCCTTTTCCTTGACCTTGGCGATGAATTCGCGGACGACCGGCAGCGACACGTCGGCTTCCAGCAGCGCGAGACGCACCTCGCGGAGCATCTCCTGCGTGTTGGC encodes the following:
- a CDS encoding MarC family protein, encoding MEYTFLSATVLLVLITDPLGNIPLFITAMRDVPRERRVKLILREVGIAFVILLFFMVVGDRFLRMMNLTDLSLRLGGGIVLFLIALRMIFPHPDGALGSDPRAGGEPFIVPLAIPALAGPSALATVMLLTSQAPGKMFEWVGALTVTMLVCAVTLVLAERIQQWLGERTVAAFERLMGLVLVAISVEMLLAGIRAFVHQL
- a CDS encoding hypoxanthine-guanine phosphoribosyltransferase, translated to MNREEALHIFDHSEEIVSADAVNASIARMADAIRAEIGDAFPLVLSVMGGAAVFTGMLLPHLDFPLEFDYIHLTRYRNTTQGSPEMHWRVAPRESVKDRIVLVLDDILDEGETMAAIRDRILDMGAQRFMSAVLCEKTLAKAKPLHPDFCGFSVPDRYVFGCGMDAKGYWRNLPTIRALTANV
- a CDS encoding proline--tRNA ligase → MKASRFFIGTLKEAPADAEIVSHKLMVRAGMIRRVAGGIYNYLPVGLRSIRKVEAIVREEMNRAGAIELLMPAVQPAELWQESGRWEQYGPELLRFKDRKDNDFVIGPTHEEVVTDIARNQIKSYRQMPVNFYQIQTKFRDEIRPRFGVMRGREFIMKDAYSFDKDAAGLNESYRKMYDAYVRIFTRLGLEFRAVAADSGSIGGNFSHEFHVIADTGEDAIAYCPTSEFAANIEAAEALPLIAERAAPAEAMEKVATPGKAKCEAVAELLAIPLERTIKSIVLATDNEGAEPTIWLVMLRGDHDLNEIKVSKLPGLKNHRFATEQEIVEWFGTPPGYLGPVGTKKPVKVIADRTVANMSDFVVGANEVDYHIAGVNWGRDLPEPDVADVRNVQKGDPSPDGKGVIDICRGIEVGHVFQLGTKYSEALGATFLDESGKPQPMLMGCYGVGVTRILGAAIEQNFDDRGIIWPESIAPFEVVLCPMGYDRSEMVRETADKLYAELVAAGIDVILDDRGERPGVMFADWELIGVPHRLVIGERGLKEGKIEYQGRRDAEATLLPVDAAAATVAEKIRAALAH
- the ffh gene encoding signal recognition particle protein; amino-acid sequence: MLDNLTQRMARVVKTLRGEARLTEANTQEMLREVRLALLEADVSLPVVREFIAKVKEKALGEEVISSLSPGQALVGVVQKELTAVIGGDYEGKAAELNLAVTPPAVILMAGLQGAGKTTTVGKLAKLLREKYKKKVLTVSCDVYRPAAIMQLKTVSEQVGADFFPSTPDQKPVDIALAAVDWAKRHYHDVLIVDTAGRLGIDEAMMQEIAALHSTLKPAETLFVVDAMLGQDAVNTAKAFNDTLPLTGVVLTKLDGDSRGGAALSVRHITGKPIKFVGVAEKLDGLEVFHPDRMANRILGMGDILALVEEAQRGVDVQAAQKLADKVKKGGDFDLNDFRAQISQMKNMGGLSSLMDKLPAQFQQAAAGADMGQAEKQIRRMEGIISSMTPAERAKPEIIKATRKRRIAAGAGVPVQEVNRMLNQYDQMRTMMKKLKGGNMQKMMRGLKGMMPGMR